Proteins from one Vicinamibacteria bacterium genomic window:
- a CDS encoding metallophosphoesterase codes for MRLYAISDLHLGFRENREALETLGAHPEDWLILGGDVGETLAHLRMALDVVTRRFARVLWAPGNHELWSTKPGEERGQAKYDALVAVCRDRGVLTPEDPYVHWEGDGGSAVLAPLFLLYDYSFRPEEIAREEALQWAAESGVFCADERYLRSDPFPSIDAWCAARCEQAERKLHEASRRHPLVLINHFPLRKELVRLRRIPRFSIWCGTTRTEDWHVRFRARVVVSGHLHIRSTDWIDGVRFEEVSLGYPRHWNTNRGIEHYLREILPGPSPPG; via the coding sequence TGGAGACGCTGGGAGCTCATCCCGAGGACTGGCTGATTCTGGGAGGCGACGTGGGCGAAACACTCGCGCACCTCCGGATGGCGCTCGACGTCGTGACTCGACGTTTCGCTAGAGTCCTGTGGGCTCCGGGAAACCACGAGCTCTGGTCGACGAAGCCGGGTGAGGAACGGGGCCAGGCGAAGTACGACGCGCTCGTGGCTGTCTGCCGCGACCGCGGTGTCCTGACGCCGGAAGACCCCTACGTGCACTGGGAAGGCGATGGCGGATCCGCGGTGCTCGCACCGCTATTTCTTCTCTACGATTACAGTTTCCGTCCCGAGGAAATCGCTCGGGAAGAAGCTCTGCAGTGGGCGGCGGAGAGCGGAGTCTTCTGTGCCGACGAGCGCTATCTTCGCTCCGATCCCTTCCCCTCGATCGATGCCTGGTGCGCGGCTCGCTGCGAGCAGGCGGAGCGGAAGCTCCACGAGGCCTCGCGGCGCCACCCGCTCGTTCTCATCAACCACTTCCCGCTCAGAAAGGAGCTGGTTCGGCTGAGAAGAATTCCACGTTTCTCCATATGGTGCGGAACGACGCGAACCGAAGACTGGCACGTGCGCTTCCGGGCACGTGTCGTGGTCTCCGGCCACCTCCACATCCGCTCCACGGACTGGATCGACGGCGTTCGTTTCGAGGAAGTCTCCCTCGGCTATCCCCGTCACTGGAACACGAACCGCGGAATCGAACACTATCTCCGGGAGATCCTGCCCGGCCCGTCCCCGCCTGGCTAA